A window of Sphingomonas adhaesiva contains these coding sequences:
- the malQ gene encoding 4-alpha-glucanotransferase, protein MTARLLRDWTDANGRPQRVADDVLAAIEERLSPGTPAESPFLSVDAGHMLALPGGAAGTAELLFEDGGRTHVAIADDGTILAPDRPGYHQLCATGCTFTLAIAPRRCPAPPARAWGAAVQIPALREATPTAFGDAGTLARATPAFARIGAQALAISPTHALFPGAPARISPYSPSTRLFHNVLLADPSLIGLAPPPAAAPPLIEWQAAIPERMALLRAAYDGAGEAVRAAAAAWRRQRGAMLEAHARFDALHARLGGDGWRDWPAAFHDPAGEAVIRFAAQEEDAVAFFAFLQWLTDLSLAQAQRTAREGMAIGLIADVAVGMASDGSHAWGAPDEVLCGLTIGAPPDPLGPQGQNWGITALDPLALERHAFRPFIDTLRAAFAHAGGVRIDHALGLERLWVIPEGADASQGAYLTMPGEHLRRIVAIEAHRAGGIVIAEDLGTVPPGLRDALAQRCMMGMRVLPFERDGDGGFLPPAEWDDSAVAMTGTHDTPTVAGWWTGHDLDWARRLGRGGEDDRATARAALWQALGGTGDPPADVPLDAILAHVAAAPGALALFPLEDLLGLLEQPNLPGTIDEHPNWRRRLSGDIHTLLAQRAVVRRARLLTSERPG, encoded by the coding sequence GTGACCGCGCGGCTGCTTCGTGACTGGACCGACGCAAACGGTCGTCCGCAGCGCGTCGCCGACGACGTGCTCGCCGCCATCGAAGAGCGCCTCTCCCCCGGCACGCCGGCGGAGAGTCCGTTCCTCTCGGTCGACGCCGGCCACATGCTCGCGCTGCCCGGTGGCGCCGCGGGCACCGCCGAGCTGCTGTTCGAGGACGGCGGGCGCACCCATGTCGCGATCGCCGACGACGGCACGATCCTCGCCCCCGATCGCCCCGGCTATCACCAGCTGTGCGCGACCGGATGCACCTTCACGCTCGCCATCGCCCCGCGGCGCTGCCCCGCACCGCCGGCGCGCGCCTGGGGTGCCGCGGTACAGATCCCCGCGCTGCGCGAGGCCACCCCGACCGCGTTCGGCGATGCCGGCACGCTCGCGCGTGCCACCCCCGCCTTCGCCCGGATCGGCGCGCAGGCGCTCGCGATCAGCCCGACCCACGCCCTGTTCCCCGGCGCACCCGCACGGATCAGCCCCTATTCGCCATCGACCCGGCTGTTCCACAACGTCCTCCTCGCCGACCCCTCGCTGATCGGCCTCGCTCCGCCGCCCGCGGCAGCGCCGCCCCTGATCGAATGGCAGGCCGCGATCCCCGAGCGGATGGCCCTGCTGCGCGCCGCCTACGATGGCGCCGGGGAGGCGGTACGCGCCGCCGCCGCGGCCTGGCGGCGTCAGCGCGGCGCCATGCTGGAGGCGCACGCCCGCTTCGACGCGCTCCATGCGCGGCTCGGCGGCGACGGCTGGCGCGACTGGCCCGCCGCCTTCCACGATCCCGCGGGCGAGGCGGTCATCCGCTTCGCCGCGCAGGAGGAGGACGCGGTCGCCTTCTTCGCTTTCCTCCAATGGCTCACCGACCTCTCGCTCGCCCAGGCGCAGCGCACCGCGCGCGAGGGGATGGCGATCGGCCTCATCGCCGATGTCGCCGTCGGCATGGCGTCGGACGGCAGCCACGCCTGGGGCGCGCCGGACGAGGTGCTGTGCGGCCTGACCATCGGCGCGCCGCCCGATCCGCTCGGGCCGCAGGGGCAGAATTGGGGCATCACCGCGCTCGATCCGCTGGCGCTGGAGCGGCACGCCTTCCGCCCGTTCATCGACACGCTGCGCGCCGCCTTCGCGCATGCCGGCGGGGTGCGGATCGACCATGCGCTGGGGCTGGAGCGGCTGTGGGTGATCCCCGAAGGGGCCGATGCGTCGCAGGGCGCCTATCTCACCATGCCCGGGGAGCATCTGCGCCGCATCGTCGCGATCGAGGCGCACCGTGCGGGCGGCATCGTCATCGCGGAGGACCTGGGCACGGTTCCCCCGGGCCTGCGCGACGCGCTGGCGCAGCGCTGCATGATGGGCATGCGCGTGCTGCCGTTCGAGCGTGACGGGGACGGCGGTTTCCTCCCGCCTGCCGAATGGGACGATTCCGCCGTGGCGATGACCGGCACCCACGATACGCCGACCGTCGCCGGCTGGTGGACCGGCCACGACCTCGACTGGGCGCGCCGGCTGGGCCGCGGAGGGGAGGACGACCGCGCCACGGCGCGTGCGGCGCTGTGGCAGGCGCTCGGCGGCACCGGCGATCCGCCCGCCGACGTCCCGCTCGACGCGATCCTCGCGCATGTCGCCGCCGCCCCGGGCGCGCTCGCCCTCTTTCCGCTGGAGGACCTGCTGGGACTGTTGGAGCAGCCCAATCTGCCCGGCACGATCGACGAACATCCCAACTGGCGCCGTCGGCTGTCCGGCGACATCCACACCCTGCTCGCGCAGCGCGCCGTCGTCCGCCGCGCCCGCCTGCTCACCAGCGAAAGACCCGGATGA
- a CDS encoding DUF3772 domain-containing protein yields MPVPALLRSCLALLLILLPATLSAQPSPLVTASAQLAKAEADLRAADKALDGRLDDAARTDLRADVLATRAATVVATQALTDQLELIDARVAGLGATPAAGEAPDIRAERARLARERIALDSAAKRGRLLGVEAQQLADEIAQSQAEQFGQRISAHVPSPLSPAFWSAVIHNLPRDMRRIAAFVDGGVESLRNRSARAPWWPALLGLAAALALLVPGRTAAHGLGRRFLIEGAPGHRVRRSANAIWRVTVGTLTPFLATTALVQGLRWSQLEPRGWTGLFDAVIVAATFGGFTAAVTGAVLMRNQPSWRVLPIADDAARQLRPFSWLLATVAAFTILLDAFNTAVAASAAALSATQALEAIVHLAMIAGALAVVARLRAARADAEDAAPTRAGLGALALVAWVVVAAAAVALLAGYLGFALFLMQLVAWAVVLGSIVFLTMAAVDDVATTVFTRESTVGRLLCRALGVRGALVDQFGVLLSGVLRLVLGIAAVAMLFAPFGAGGGIGTLFGRVGALAQGIQIGGVAISPGTILRGLLVLFVGLALVRAFMRWLEGKYLPATDLDGSGRNSVSLVARYVGIALAVIWALASLGIGVERIALLLSALSVGIGFGLQAITSNFVSGLILLAERPIKIGDLVRIGTDEGDVKRISVRSTEIELPDHSTLIVPNSELITKTVHNKTLASPLGRIQIQFSIPIEADADRALALVDRAFVEHAAVLDAPASAVFIDSIANGRVLFNCFAHVESPRAAYRARSEILTTLLRWFREEGIELGTVPQKLELVPPADTIQPRT; encoded by the coding sequence ATGCCCGTCCCCGCGCTGCTGCGGTCCTGCCTGGCGCTCCTGCTGATCCTGCTGCCTGCGACGCTTTCCGCGCAGCCGTCGCCGCTCGTCACCGCGTCGGCGCAACTGGCGAAGGCGGAGGCGGACCTGCGCGCCGCCGACAAGGCGCTCGACGGCCGCCTCGACGATGCAGCCCGCACCGATCTGCGCGCCGACGTCCTGGCCACGCGCGCCGCCACCGTCGTCGCCACGCAGGCGCTGACCGATCAGCTGGAGCTGATCGACGCGCGGGTCGCCGGGCTGGGCGCCACCCCCGCCGCGGGCGAGGCGCCCGACATCCGTGCCGAGCGCGCGCGCCTCGCCCGCGAGCGAATCGCGCTCGATTCCGCCGCCAAACGCGGACGCCTGCTCGGCGTCGAGGCGCAGCAGCTCGCCGACGAGATCGCACAGAGCCAGGCCGAACAGTTCGGCCAGCGCATCTCCGCGCACGTCCCCTCCCCGCTGTCGCCCGCGTTCTGGAGCGCGGTGATCCACAATCTGCCGCGCGACATGCGCCGTATCGCCGCCTTCGTCGATGGCGGCGTGGAAAGCCTGCGTAACCGATCCGCGCGCGCGCCCTGGTGGCCTGCGCTGCTCGGGCTGGCCGCCGCACTCGCGCTCCTGGTGCCGGGACGCACCGCCGCCCACGGGCTGGGGCGCCGCTTCCTGATCGAGGGCGCGCCGGGGCACCGCGTGCGACGCTCCGCCAACGCGATCTGGCGCGTGACGGTGGGCACGCTCACGCCGTTCCTCGCCACCACCGCGCTGGTACAGGGCCTGCGCTGGTCGCAGCTGGAGCCGCGCGGCTGGACCGGCCTGTTCGACGCGGTGATCGTCGCGGCGACCTTCGGCGGCTTTACTGCCGCGGTCACGGGCGCGGTGCTGATGCGCAATCAGCCCAGCTGGCGCGTGCTGCCCATCGCGGACGATGCCGCACGCCAGCTGCGCCCGTTCAGCTGGCTGCTGGCGACGGTCGCCGCCTTCACCATCCTGCTCGACGCGTTCAACACCGCGGTCGCCGCCAGCGCAGCGGCGCTCAGCGCGACGCAGGCGCTGGAGGCGATCGTCCATCTCGCGATGATCGCCGGCGCGCTGGCCGTCGTCGCGCGGCTGCGCGCCGCCCGTGCCGATGCGGAGGACGCCGCGCCCACCCGCGCCGGGCTCGGCGCGCTGGCGCTCGTCGCCTGGGTCGTCGTGGCGGCGGCCGCCGTCGCGCTGCTGGCGGGTTATCTCGGCTTCGCGCTGTTCCTGATGCAGCTCGTCGCCTGGGCCGTGGTGCTCGGCAGCATCGTCTTCCTGACGATGGCCGCGGTGGACGATGTCGCGACCACCGTCTTCACGCGCGAGAGTACCGTCGGGCGGCTCCTGTGCCGCGCGCTCGGCGTGCGCGGCGCCCTGGTCGACCAGTTCGGCGTGCTGCTCTCCGGCGTGCTGCGGCTCGTGCTCGGGATCGCCGCGGTGGCGATGCTGTTCGCTCCCTTCGGCGCGGGCGGCGGCATCGGAACGCTGTTCGGGCGCGTCGGCGCGCTGGCGCAGGGCATCCAGATCGGCGGCGTCGCCATCTCGCCCGGCACCATCCTGCGCGGGTTGCTGGTCCTGTTCGTCGGCTTGGCGCTGGTACGTGCCTTCATGCGCTGGCTGGAGGGCAAGTATCTGCCCGCCACCGACCTCGACGGGTCGGGACGCAATTCGGTCAGCCTCGTGGCGCGCTATGTCGGCATTGCGCTGGCGGTGATCTGGGCGCTCGCGTCGCTGGGCATCGGGGTCGAGCGGATCGCGCTGCTGCTGTCCGCGCTGTCGGTCGGCATCGGCTTCGGCCTTCAGGCGATCACCTCCAACTTCGTCTCGGGCCTCATCCTGCTCGCCGAACGCCCGATCAAGATCGGCGACCTCGTCCGCATCGGCACCGACGAGGGCGACGTGAAGCGCATCAGCGTCCGCTCGACCGAGATCGAGCTGCCCGACCATTCGACGCTGATCGTCCCCAATTCCGAGCTCATCACCAAGACCGTCCACAACAAGACGCTGGCCAGCCCGCTCGGGCGCATCCAGATCCAGTTCTCGATCCCGATCGAGGCGGATGCGGATCGCGCGCTGGCGCTCGTCGACCGCGCCTTCGTCGAACATGCCGCGGTCCTCGACGCGCCGGCCTCTGCCGTGTTCATCGATTCGATCGCCAACGGCCGCGTGCTGTTCAACTGCTTCGCCCACGTCGAGAGCCCGCGCGCGGCGTATCGTGCGCGCAGCGAGATCCTGACCACGCTCCTGCGCTGGTTCCGCGAGGAGGGGATCGAGCTGGGCACCGTGCCCCAGAAGCTGGAGCTGGTGCCGCCCGCGGACACAATCCAACCGCGAACCTGA
- the treZ gene encoding malto-oligosyltrehalose trehalohydrolase gives MTWGPEPLADGTTRFRLWAPDAAAVAIEIDGRSPVAMERGADGWFARVLPAVPGTRYRFRIGDATVPDPASRRQSGGVHGWSVVPDPHYDWQHDDWRGRAWHETVLLEVHAGVLGGFTAIAGRLPEWKDAGITAIELMPVAAFGGTRGWGYDGVLPYAVHEGYGTPAELKALVDAAHGHGLSVFLDVVYNHFGPDGNYLGQYAAGFFDADVHTPWGGAVAVERPQVARFFVDNARMWLDEYRFDGLRFDAVQAIANAPFLDAMAAELRAACPDRHVHLVLENEANDAPRLAPGRYDAQWNDDFHNVLHVLLTGETSAYYADFADRPAARLARCLSEGFIYQGDPSANHDGKLRGTPSAHLAPTAFVAFLQNHDQVGNRAMGERLVTLADPAKLAAATALLLLSPQIPLLFMGEEEGSDTPFLFFTDFHDALADAVREGRRREFAKFDAFADAASRERIPDPNAPETFDRSRPRPGPAADHWRALHRDLLALRHRHIVPRVAGAVSIDAVAHAEAAVTARWRLSDGAILTIAIDLADTPAPLPTPDAPMFSLPGRFVAWIEP, from the coding sequence ATGACCTGGGGCCCCGAACCGCTCGCCGACGGCACCACCCGCTTCCGCCTCTGGGCCCCCGATGCCGCCGCCGTCGCGATCGAGATCGACGGCCGCTCCCCCGTCGCGATGGAGCGCGGCGCCGATGGCTGGTTCGCCCGCGTCCTGCCCGCCGTCCCCGGCACGCGCTACCGCTTCCGCATCGGCGACGCGACCGTCCCGGACCCGGCATCGCGTCGACAGTCGGGCGGCGTCCACGGCTGGAGCGTCGTTCCCGATCCCCATTACGACTGGCAGCATGACGACTGGCGCGGTCGCGCCTGGCACGAAACGGTCCTGCTGGAGGTCCACGCGGGCGTCCTCGGCGGCTTCACCGCCATCGCCGGGCGCCTGCCCGAGTGGAAGGATGCGGGCATCACCGCGATCGAACTCATGCCCGTCGCCGCGTTCGGCGGGACGCGCGGCTGGGGCTATGACGGCGTGCTGCCCTATGCGGTCCACGAAGGCTACGGCACGCCCGCCGAGCTGAAGGCGCTGGTCGACGCCGCGCACGGTCATGGCCTCTCGGTCTTTCTCGACGTCGTCTACAATCACTTCGGCCCCGACGGTAACTACCTTGGCCAATATGCCGCCGGCTTCTTCGATGCCGACGTCCATACCCCCTGGGGCGGCGCGGTGGCGGTCGAGCGCCCGCAGGTCGCGCGCTTCTTCGTCGACAATGCGCGGATGTGGCTCGACGAATATCGCTTCGACGGCCTGCGCTTCGATGCGGTCCAGGCCATCGCCAACGCGCCCTTCCTCGATGCCATGGCGGCCGAGCTGCGCGCCGCCTGCCCCGACCGCCACGTCCATCTCGTGCTGGAGAACGAGGCGAACGACGCCCCGCGCCTCGCCCCCGGCCGCTACGACGCGCAGTGGAACGACGACTTCCACAACGTCCTCCACGTCCTGCTCACCGGCGAGACCAGCGCCTATTACGCCGACTTCGCCGACCGTCCCGCGGCGCGCCTCGCGCGCTGCCTGTCGGAGGGCTTCATCTATCAGGGCGACCCGTCCGCGAACCACGACGGCAAGCTGCGCGGCACGCCCAGCGCGCATCTCGCGCCCACGGCCTTTGTCGCCTTCCTCCAGAACCACGATCAGGTCGGCAACCGCGCGATGGGGGAGCGGCTGGTGACGCTCGCCGATCCCGCGAAGCTCGCCGCCGCCACCGCGCTGCTCCTGCTTTCGCCGCAGATCCCGCTGCTGTTCATGGGCGAGGAGGAGGGAAGCGACACCCCCTTCCTCTTCTTCACCGACTTCCACGACGCGCTCGCCGATGCCGTCCGCGAGGGCCGCCGCCGAGAATTCGCGAAGTTCGACGCCTTCGCCGACGCGGCGTCGCGCGAACGGATCCCCGATCCCAACGCGCCGGAGACGTTCGATCGCTCCCGCCCCCGGCCCGGCCCGGCGGCAGACCATTGGCGTGCGCTTCACCGCGACCTGCTGGCGCTCCGCCATCGCCACATCGTCCCCCGCGTCGCCGGCGCGGTGTCGATCGATGCGGTCGCGCATGCCGAAGCCGCCGTCACCGCGCGCTGGCGGTTGTCGGACGGCGCGATCCTGACGATCGCGATCGACCTCGCCGACACTCCAGCGCCGCTCCCGACCCCCGACGCGCCGATGTTCTCGCTCCCCGGTCGCTTCGTCGCGTGGATCGAGCCGTGA
- the treY gene encoding malto-oligosyltrehalose synthase produces MTVPHPPRATYRLQCHAGFTFADAEAIVPYLDRLGISHVYTSPVTTAAPGSTHGYDVVDPTAINPELGGEPAFRSLARALAARDMGLVIDIVPNHMGVATGTNPWWQDVLARGEASEHAAVFDIDWGEPIVLPVLGTPLSQALADGAIGVERHGDRWWVVAYGEHRFPLRDEDQADADAMPLRDLLARQHYRLAWWRTANDTLNWRRFFSINELAGVRVEDAAVFEKTHALVFRLYDEGLIQGVRIDHVDGLTDPIGYTRRLRERLGPDGWIVVEKILGADEPQPAGWGIDGTSGYDAMELIGQAIHDPAGAVALTDAWQDLTGAGTSFEAEELAARQQLLAWQFTGQLERTVAAFADIAPDGTTPAMLRRAIERLLWVFPVYRTYATAAGAPATDAAVRDTARARVAAHLPPGETPVADWILATLANPAGDRAADAARRFQQLSAPIAAKAVEDTAFYRYGRLLSRNEVGADPATLGISPAAFHTVVTARSRAVPQAMLATATHDHKRGEDVRARLAVLSAMPDLWRTHAARWMTRREAQGIAAADRYMLFQMLVGAWPRDRTDFAERIKAWQQKALREAKRHSSWEAPDAEYEAAAAALVDTLLADPSFVAEVEALLEQLRAAAEANTAVQVALRYTLPGVPDLYQGTELTDLSLVDPDNRRAVDYALRERLLSDPPPKLALIARLLAWRRDDPALFAHGDYAPARVTGPGAPHLIAFERRHDGRILRCAVALHDRRACSDTLVAFASGVTHPADTLFATGPVWLDRG; encoded by the coding sequence ATGACCGTCCCCCATCCCCCGCGCGCGACCTACCGGCTGCAATGTCACGCCGGCTTCACCTTCGCCGACGCGGAGGCGATCGTGCCCTATCTCGACCGGCTCGGCATCAGCCACGTCTATACCTCGCCGGTCACCACCGCCGCGCCGGGGTCGACGCACGGCTATGACGTGGTCGATCCGACCGCGATCAACCCCGAACTCGGCGGCGAGCCCGCCTTCCGCTCGCTCGCCCGTGCGCTGGCGGCGCGCGACATGGGGCTGGTGATCGACATCGTCCCCAATCACATGGGGGTCGCCACCGGCACCAACCCGTGGTGGCAGGATGTGCTCGCCCGGGGGGAGGCGAGCGAGCACGCCGCGGTCTTCGACATCGACTGGGGCGAGCCGATCGTGCTCCCCGTCCTCGGCACGCCTTTGTCACAGGCGCTGGCGGACGGCGCGATCGGCGTCGAGCGGCACGGCGACCGCTGGTGGGTCGTCGCCTACGGGGAACATCGCTTCCCCCTGCGCGACGAGGACCAGGCCGATGCCGATGCGATGCCGCTCCGCGACCTGCTCGCGCGCCAGCACTACCGCCTCGCCTGGTGGCGCACCGCCAACGACACGCTCAACTGGCGCCGCTTCTTCTCGATCAACGAACTGGCCGGCGTTCGCGTCGAGGATGCGGCGGTCTTCGAGAAAACGCATGCGCTCGTCTTCCGCCTGTATGACGAGGGGCTGATCCAGGGCGTCCGCATCGACCATGTCGACGGACTGACCGACCCCATCGGCTACACCCGCCGCCTGCGCGAGCGGCTCGGCCCCGATGGCTGGATCGTGGTGGAGAAGATCCTCGGCGCGGACGAACCCCAGCCCGCCGGCTGGGGCATCGACGGAACCAGCGGCTATGACGCCATGGAGCTGATCGGACAGGCGATCCACGATCCCGCGGGCGCGGTCGCCCTCACCGACGCGTGGCAGGATCTGACCGGCGCCGGCACCTCCTTCGAGGCGGAGGAGCTCGCCGCGCGACAGCAACTGCTGGCGTGGCAATTCACCGGCCAGCTGGAGCGCACCGTCGCCGCCTTCGCCGACATCGCGCCCGACGGCACCACCCCCGCGATGCTGCGCCGCGCGATCGAGCGGTTGCTGTGGGTCTTCCCGGTCTATCGCACCTACGCCACCGCCGCCGGTGCGCCTGCGACCGACGCCGCCGTGCGCGACACGGCGCGCGCGCGCGTCGCCGCGCACCTGCCCCCGGGCGAGACGCCCGTCGCGGACTGGATCCTCGCCACGCTGGCGAACCCGGCCGGGGATCGCGCCGCCGATGCCGCGCGCCGCTTCCAGCAGCTCTCCGCCCCGATCGCCGCCAAGGCGGTCGAGGACACCGCCTTCTACCGCTACGGTCGCCTGCTCTCGCGCAACGAGGTCGGCGCCGATCCCGCCACGCTCGGCATCTCCCCCGCCGCCTTCCACACCGTCGTGACCGCACGCTCCCGCGCGGTCCCGCAGGCGATGCTCGCCACCGCCACCCACGATCACAAGCGCGGTGAGGACGTGCGCGCCCGCCTCGCCGTGCTGAGCGCGATGCCCGACCTGTGGCGCACCCATGCCGCGCGCTGGATGACGCGGCGCGAGGCGCAGGGCATCGCCGCGGCCGATCGCTACATGCTGTTCCAGATGCTGGTCGGCGCCTGGCCCCGGGATCGCACCGACTTCGCCGAGCGCATCAAGGCGTGGCAGCAAAAGGCGCTGCGCGAGGCCAAGCGCCATTCGTCATGGGAGGCGCCCGACGCGGAGTACGAGGCCGCCGCCGCCGCGCTGGTCGACACGCTGCTGGCCGACCCGTCGTTCGTCGCCGAGGTCGAGGCGCTGCTCGAACAGCTGCGCGCCGCCGCCGAGGCCAATACAGCGGTGCAGGTCGCGCTGCGCTACACCCTGCCCGGCGTCCCCGATCTCTATCAGGGCACCGAGCTGACCGACCTGTCGCTCGTCGACCCCGACAACCGCCGCGCGGTGGATTATGCGCTGCGCGAGCGGCTGCTGTCCGATCCGCCCCCCAAGCTCGCGCTCATCGCCCGGCTGCTGGCGTGGCGGCGCGACGATCCGGCGCTGTTCGCGCACGGCGATTACGCCCCCGCCCGCGTCACCGGCCCGGGCGCGCCGCACCTCATCGCCTTCGAGCGCCGCCACGACGGCCGGATCCTGCGCTGTGCCGTCGCGCTGCACGACCGGCGGGCGTGCTCCGACACGCTCGTCGCCTTCGCGTCGGGCGTCACGCACCCCGCCGACACCCTGTTCGCCACGGGTCCGGTGTGGCTCGACCGCGGCTGA
- a CDS encoding SDR family oxidoreductase — translation MTRLLGCATTKGAIHNFTAGLAKMPAGRGIRVNAVAPGPVWTR, via the coding sequence ATGACGAGGCTGCTCGGCTGTGCCACCACCAAGGGAGCGATCCACAATTTCACCGCCGGGCTGGCGAAGATGCCGGCCGGGCGCGGCATTCGCGTCAACGCGGTCGCGCCGGGGCCGGTGTGGACCCGCTGA
- the glgX gene encoding glycogen debranching protein GlgX: protein MHTLADRLQPGSPYPLGATFDGMGVNFAVFSANADRIELCLFDPEGRRELKRLTLPECTDEVWHGYLPDAEPGLVYGYRAHGRYEPEAGHRFNPNKLLLDPYARRLQGQIKWTDALHGYRVGHRNADLSFDKRDSAPAMPKAVVVDDHWDWSRDRRPDTPWSETVIYEAHVKGLTKLMEEVPARERGTYAALGHPAVIRHLKRIGATAIELLPIHAFTQDRFLQEKGLRNYWGYNSLGFFAPEQGYMASPHQDELRRAVHRLHKAGIEVILDVVYNHTCEGSERGPTLSWRGLDNASYYRLVDGDARYTINDTGTGNTLNMSKARVIQMVADSLRYWATSFGVDGFRFDLGLTLGREATGFDPGAAFFDVLRQDPVLGRLKLIAEPWDVGPGGYQLGNFPPGFAEWNDKYRDTVREYWRGEPAKRADLAARLSGSGDLFDRRARRPWASVNLLAAHDGFTLADTVTYEERHNEANGEDNRDGHSHNASRNWGVEGPTDDPVINDARGRVMRSMLTTLLTSLGTPMLVAGDEFGRTQQGNNNAYCQDNEISWLDWQAAATPEGQALIDFTARLTELRRRYTVLRNPTFLYGKDSPGEGIEDIEWWDERGGRLSPEDWQNPEGRALLMRRATRTGDGQVEAVSLLLNASADPITFTLPPPHATRTVLIDSAKPDQQEIEIGDSYEVAPQGAALVTWRSGFEA, encoded by the coding sequence TTGCACACGCTCGCCGACCGGCTCCAGCCCGGCTCGCCCTATCCGCTGGGCGCCACCTTCGACGGAATGGGCGTCAATTTCGCGGTCTTCTCCGCCAATGCGGATCGGATCGAGCTGTGCCTGTTCGACCCCGAGGGCCGGCGTGAGCTGAAGCGGCTGACGCTGCCGGAATGCACCGACGAGGTGTGGCACGGCTATCTGCCCGATGCCGAACCCGGGCTCGTCTACGGCTATCGTGCGCACGGCCGCTACGAGCCGGAGGCCGGGCACCGCTTCAATCCCAACAAGCTGCTGCTCGATCCCTACGCCCGTCGCCTCCAGGGCCAGATCAAATGGACCGACGCGCTCCACGGCTACCGCGTCGGGCATCGCAACGCGGACCTGTCGTTCGACAAGCGCGACAGCGCGCCCGCCATGCCCAAGGCGGTGGTGGTCGACGACCACTGGGACTGGTCGCGCGACCGGCGCCCCGACACGCCCTGGTCTGAGACGGTCATCTACGAGGCGCACGTCAAGGGCCTGACGAAGCTGATGGAGGAAGTGCCCGCGCGCGAACGCGGCACCTATGCCGCGCTCGGCCACCCCGCGGTCATCCGGCACCTGAAGCGGATCGGGGCGACCGCGATCGAGCTGCTGCCGATCCACGCCTTCACGCAGGACCGCTTTCTTCAGGAAAAGGGGCTGCGCAACTACTGGGGCTACAACTCGCTCGGCTTCTTCGCGCCGGAGCAGGGCTATATGGCCTCGCCGCATCAGGACGAGCTGCGCCGCGCCGTCCACCGCCTGCACAAGGCCGGGATCGAGGTGATCCTCGACGTCGTCTACAACCATACCTGCGAGGGGTCGGAGCGCGGGCCGACGCTGTCGTGGCGCGGGCTGGACAATGCCAGCTACTATCGCCTCGTCGACGGCGACGCGCGCTACACCATCAACGACACCGGCACCGGCAACACGCTGAACATGAGCAAGGCGCGCGTCATCCAGATGGTCGCGGACTCGCTGCGCTACTGGGCAACCAGCTTCGGCGTCGACGGCTTCCGCTTCGACCTGGGCCTGACGCTGGGGCGCGAGGCGACCGGGTTCGATCCCGGCGCCGCCTTCTTCGACGTGCTGCGGCAGGACCCGGTGCTCGGCCGGCTCAAGCTGATCGCGGAGCCGTGGGACGTCGGCCCCGGCGGCTATCAGCTCGGCAACTTCCCGCCCGGCTTTGCCGAGTGGAACGACAAATACCGCGACACGGTGCGCGAATACTGGCGCGGAGAGCCCGCCAAGCGCGCCGATCTCGCCGCGCGCCTGTCGGGGTCGGGCGACCTGTTCGACCGCCGCGCGCGCCGCCCCTGGGCGAGCGTCAACCTGCTCGCCGCGCACGACGGTTTCACGCTGGCGGACACCGTCACCTACGAGGAGCGCCACAACGAGGCCAATGGCGAGGACAATCGGGACGGGCACAGCCACAATGCCTCGCGCAACTGGGGGGTCGAGGGGCCGACCGACGATCCCGTCATCAACGACGCGCGCGGTCGCGTGATGCGCTCGATGCTGACCACGCTGCTCACATCGCTCGGCACGCCGATGCTGGTCGCGGGCGACGAGTTCGGGCGCACGCAGCAGGGCAACAACAACGCCTATTGCCAGGACAACGAGATCAGCTGGCTCGACTGGCAGGCCGCCGCCACGCCGGAGGGGCAGGCGCTGATCGACTTCACCGCGCGCCTCACCGAGTTGCGCCGCCGCTACACCGTCCTGCGCAACCCGACGTTCCTCTACGGCAAGGATTCTCCCGGCGAGGGGATCGAGGACATCGAATGGTGGGACGAGCGCGGCGGGCGCCTCTCGCCCGAGGACTGGCAGAATCCCGAGGGCCGCGCGCTCCTGATGCGCCGCGCCACCCGGACCGGGGACGGTCAGGTCGAGGCGGTATCGCTGCTCCTCAACGCCTCCGCCGATCCGATCACCTTCACCCTCCCCCCGCCGCACGCGACGCGCACCGTCCTGATCGACAGCGCGAAGCCCGACCAGCAGGAGATCGAGATCGGCGACAGCTACGAGGTCGCGCCGCAGGGCGCCGCGCTGGTGACATGGCGCAGCGGGTTCGAGGCGTGA